In Corylus avellana chromosome ca2, CavTom2PMs-1.0, the following proteins share a genomic window:
- the LOC132171033 gene encoding G2/mitotic-specific cyclin-1-like, which translates to MVITDENNLNLNKPTNFQGGFEMGSRKFGQEIRPTRRALSVIKQSLVGGQPYPCVVNKRGLSVKHEICEKKQADPVHRPITRKFAQQIANAQPPCPQETKKANPSASNSIGFGDCIFVDEEHKSPKEDIPVPMFLEQAEDTPSETDEMEEVEMEDIVEEPVMDIDSCDAKNPLAVVDYIEDLYAYYRKMESFSCVSPNYMGQQFDINERMRSILIDWLIEVHDKFELMKETLFLTVSVIDRFLSQQTVVRKKLQLVGLVAMLLACKYEEVSVPIVGDLILISDKAYTKKEVLEMESLILNKLQFNMSVPTPYVFMQRFLKAAQYDKKLEQLSFFLIELSLVEYEMLKFPPSLLAAAAVYTAQCTFYGFKQWSKTCEWHTSYSEDQLLECSRLMVGFHQKAATGKLTGVHRKYCASKFGCTAKFEPAHFLLDTQQ; encoded by the exons ATGGTTATCACTGACGAGAACAATCTCAATTTGAACAAGCCCACAAATTTTCAAG GAGGCTTTGAGATGGGTAGTAGAAAGTTTGGGCAGGAGATTAGGCCGACCAGAAGGGCTTTAAGCGTTATTAAGCAGAGTTTAGTGGGAGGTCAACCATACCCTTGTGTTGTCAATAAGAGAGGCTTGTCAGT AAAACATGAAATCTGTGAAAAGAAGCAGGCAGATCCAGTGCATCGACCAATTACGAG GAAGTTCGCTCAACAAATTGCAAATGCGCAGCCACCTTGTCCTCAG GAAACTAAGAAGGCAAACCCATCAGCTTCAAACTCAATTGGATTTGGAGATTGCATATTTGTAGACGAGGAACACAAGTCACCTAAAGAAGATATCCCAGTGCCCATGTTTTTAGAACAAGCAGAAGATACGCCTAGTGAAACTGATGAGATG GAGGAGGTTGAAATGGAGGATATAGTTGAAGAGCCTGTCATGGATATCGACAGCTGTGATGCAAAGAATCCTCTCGCAGTTGTGGACTACATTGAAGATCTCTATGCCTACTACAGAAAAATGGAG AGTTTTAGCTGTGTCTCACCAAACTATATGGGACAACAGTTTGACATTAATGAGAGGATGAGGTCTATTCTGATTGACTGGCTTATCGAG GTCCACGATAAATTTGAACTCATGAAGGAGACATTGTTCCTTACAGTTAGTGTAATAGACAGATTTTTGTCCCAGCAAACAGTGGTCAGAAAGAAACTTCAGTTGGTCGGTTTGGTTGCCATGCTCTTAGCATGCAAGTATGAGGAGGTTTCTGTTCCTATAGTAGGGGATTTGATTCTTATATCAGATAAAGCTTACACAAAGAAGGAGGTTCTAGAAATG GAGAGCTTGATACTCAATAAATTGCAGTTCAACATGTCAGTTCCAACCCCATATGTTTTCATGCAAAGGTTTCTCAAGGCTGCTCAATACGACAAAAAGCTTGAGCAACTATCCTTCTTCTTGATTGAGCTTTCGCTCGTGGAGTACGAAATGCTCAAGTTTCCACCTTCTCTATTAGCAGCTGCTGCAGTCTATACTGCTCAATGCACTTTTTATGGGTTCAAGCAGTGGAGCAAAACCTGTGAATGGCATACCAGCTACTCAGAAGATCAGCTGCT AGAATGTTCAAGATTGATGGTCGGTTTCCATCAAAAGGCAGCAACAGGGAAACTCACAGGCGTACATAGGAAATATTGTGCATCTAAGTTTGGATGTACTGCAAAATTTGAACCGGCTCATTTTCTTTTGGATACCCAACAATAG
- the LOC132170635 gene encoding phosphoserine aminotransferase 2, chloroplastic-like, protein MAMATSPHSLLLQNPNRPLLKNPISPTTRLNTLHLPAKPISIKWAATAAQTQDQRPLTNTPAQSQDRVFNFAAGPATLPENVLLKAQSELYNWRGSGMSVMEMSHRGKEFLSIIQKAEADLRTLLNIPSEYAVLFLQGGATTQFAAIPLNVVKPEDPVDYLVTGSWGDKAFKEAQKFCKPKVIWSGKSEKYTRIPAFEGLEQSPDAKYLHICANETIHGVEFKDYPTPKNGILIADMSSNFCSKPVDVSKFGIIYAGAQKNVGPSGVTIVIVRKDLIGNAQEITPIMLDYKIHAENNSLYNTPPCYCIYMCGLVFEDLLEQGGLVEVEKKNEKKAKILYDAIDESNGFYRCPVEKSVRSLMNVPFTLEKPELEADFVKEAAKEKMIQLKGHRSVGGMRASIYNAMPLAGVENLVAFMKDFQTRHA, encoded by the coding sequence ATGGCTATGGCAACCTCACCCCACTCACTCCTCCTCCAGAACCCCAACCGTCCCCTCCTCAAAAACCCCATCAGCCCCACCACCCGCCTCAATACTCTTCACCTCCCCGCCAAGCCCATCTCAATCAAATGGGCCGCCACAGCAGCCCAGACCCAGGATCAGCGCCCACTGACCAACACACCTGCTCAGTCCCAAGATCGGGTTTTCAACTTCGCCGCCGGGCCCGCCACCCTACCGGAGAACGTCCTCCTCAAGGCCCAGTCCGAGCTCTACAACTGGCGCGGATCCGGCATGAGCGTCATGGAGATGAGCCACCGCGGCAAGGAGTTCCTATCCATCATCCAAAAGGCAGAGGCGGATCTCCGCACCCTTTTGAATATCCCCTCCGAATACGCCGTCCTCTTCCTCCAAGGCGGCGCCACTACCCAGTTCGCCGCGATCCCTCTGAACGTGGTTAAACCCGAAGACCCTGTCGATTACCTGGTCACTGGGTCGTGGGGCGACAAGGCCTTTAAGGAGGCACAGAAGTTCTGTAAGCCCAAGGTGATCTGGTCCGGCAAATCGGAGAAGTACACGAGAATCCCGGCTTTCGAGGGGCTGGAGCAGAGTCCGGACGCCAAGTATTTGCATATATGCGCCAATGAGACAATTCACGGGGTCGAGTTCAAGGACTACCCAACTCCGAAGAATGGTATTCTCATCGCGGATATGTCTTCGAATTTCTGTTCCAAGCCGGTGGACGTGTCGAAATTCGGGATCATATACGCTGGGGCGCAGAAGAACGTGGGGCCATCTGGGGTCACCATTGTGATCGTCAGGAAAGATCTGATTGGGAACGCCCAAGAGATCACACCCATCATGCTCGACTACAAGATCCACGCAGAGAATAACTCGCTGTATAACACTCCTCCTTGTTATTGTATCTACATGTGTGGGTTGGTGTTCGAGGACTTGTTGGAGCAGGGTGGGTTGGTGGAGGTGGAGAAGAAGAACGAGAAGAAGGCTAAGATTCTGTACGATGCGATCGATGAGAGCAACGGGTTTTACAGGTGCCCGGTGGAGAAGTCGGTGAGGTCGTTGATGAACGTGCCGTTCACGTTGGAGAAGCCGGAGTTGGAGGCTGATTTTGTGAAGGAGGCGGCTAAGGAGAAGATGATTCAGCTCAAGGGGCATAGGTCGGTTGGGGGCATGCGTGCTTCTATATACAATGCTATGCCTTTGGCCGGGGTTGAGAATTTGGTTGCTTTCATGAAGGATTTCCAGACCAGGCATGCCTGA